GCCCATGGCTTTTCAGGCGAGGCTCAACGTACTGATTATGAAGGTGCTGGGCTTTTTGGGTGGTTTCCTGGCCTCCTCACGTGCTTTGCTCTGGAGTGTCGCGATGCTATGCGCGGATGATTTGCGCCTTGCTTTTGGCGCCGCTCGGGTGGGCGGAAGGCTTTCTGGCAGAGTTGGGTTTTTGTCGCCGAATAGCGAAAAAAAAGTGTGCCTGAGGCCTTGCATTTTTGGCTGTGCTGCTGTACTTTTGCGACTGTTATGAGGGTAAGAAAAAACATACTTCCGCCAACTACACTTTCCCGTCCATACTCCCTAGGCGGTCGTACGGTCGTGAAAGTGGGCGTTAGCATCAACGACAAATAAAAAACGTTGAAGATAACGGGAATATCTCCCAAACGGTCAGGTTGCCGAACAACCTATAGTCTTATCAAAATCATGCAGAATTTCAAGTCATTACTCTCCGTCGTGACAGTATCCTACATGGCAATCTTCTTATTTTCGTGTAGTAAAGATCCCGAAAAAGTGAAGGGTGAAACAGAAACACCCAAACAAGTCCAAATTCAGCCGCGAGAAAATTCTTCCTCACTTTTCGGGAATGACCATGTCGTACCAGCCTATGTCGCCAAGTCCGTGGCTGAAAAAATCAATCTGACGGTACCAGAAGTAATGAGGGTTGGCGCCCCCACATCTGTTAGGGCCGTGGATAGCCTGTTCACCATTTCGGATAGCCTCGGAACCCCAGTGATGTATATTGCTAATTATGCTGATGACGGTTACGTCGTAATTTCAGCCGACGACAGATATGAGCCAATTTGTGCCTTGGTAGAACATGGAAAATATGAAGTTGCAGAGGTGCCCTCAATGTTACTTGAATGGTTTGACATTACTTTTGAGGACATTTTGTTTGTCAGGTTAGGAGCGAATAACAGCAATCAATTTCCAGACAAGGAATGGATAAGGTTAATTAAAAATATTGGAGACGAAGAGTATTTGCGTATCGGCGATTGTTGCCCTGAATGCCCAAATTATCCCGAGTGCTTGGAGTTTTCAGAATTAGGGTGTGGTATTGAAATTGACTGTGACCCTTGCGGCACCTATACTAGAACCACAAAGGGGCCTCTTATGACAACCAGATGGAATCAAGGCTGTACCTTTAACGAGCAATGCCCTGACAAAGATTGTGACGATGTCTGCGGTTCAAATGAGAACGCTTGGACGG
Above is a window of candidate division WOR-3 bacterium DNA encoding:
- a CDS encoding C10 family peptidase, which translates into the protein MAIFLFSCSKDPEKVKGETETPKQVQIQPRENSSSLFGNDHVVPAYVAKSVAEKINLTVPEVMRVGAPTSVRAVDSLFTISDSLGTPVMYIANYADDGYVVISADDRYEPICALVEHGKYEVAEVPSMLLEWFDITFEDILFVRLGANNSNQFPDKEWIRLIKNIGDEEYLRIGDCCPECPNYPECLEFSELGCGIEIDCDPCGTYTRTTKGPLMTTRWNQGCTFNEQCPDKDCDDVCGSNENAWTGCVATAIAQVLRYWAHPSSHGYDYSTMPNNSGNGEVQRMMRDVGDCVDMDYGCDASSAYGSKTPGAFKNTFGYSSATRNSYGPGSYQIVVQNIDENKPVVLEGCRTRKNWVLFYTYSNCHEWVCDGYERYQNNCYTRLRFHMNWGWGGSFNGWYYYNSWNPGTRNYQYAQDFTHNILP